In Stutzerimonas stutzeri, a genomic segment contains:
- a CDS encoding TerB family tellurite resistance protein, with amino-acid sequence MLKTLKALFDRSEDDGRTPPGVEVAAAALLIEIGRADYESEAEEQKAIIEAIRLGSGLEDAELASLVAAAQESAKQSTSLYEFTTLINAQYSMNEKFALIEALWQVAAADGDIHKYEDHLIRRIAELLYVPHSDFIRAKLKVLGT; translated from the coding sequence ATGCTGAAAACACTCAAGGCGCTGTTCGATCGCAGCGAGGACGATGGCCGTACGCCGCCCGGCGTCGAAGTGGCTGCGGCGGCGCTGCTGATCGAAATCGGCCGTGCGGACTATGAAAGCGAGGCAGAGGAACAAAAAGCTATCATCGAAGCCATCCGCCTGGGCTCGGGGCTGGAAGACGCGGAACTCGCCTCCCTGGTCGCCGCTGCGCAGGAATCCGCCAAGCAATCGACTTCGCTGTATGAATTCACGACGTTGATCAATGCGCAGTATTCGATGAATGAAAAATTCGCGCTGATCGAGGCGCTGTGGCAGGTCGCCGCCGCCGATGGCGATATCCACAAATACGAAGACCACCTGATCCGCCGTATCGCCGAGCTACTGTATGTGCCGCATTCAGATTTCATACGCGCCAAGCTGAAGGTACTCGGCACCTAA